The Bacillus sp. NEB1478 genome contains the following window.
TCCCAGCGAAGAATCACTTGCGCAACCGATTTCCCATATTTGTCAGCAAGTTCAACAAGCGTTGGCTCGTCCAGCAATTCTCCTTGCATAAGCGGACTCCATGCTTCCATTTGAATTTGGTTTTCCTTACAGAATGTAAGCAAATCTTTTAATGATAAGCGAGGATGGTATTCTACTTGATTCACCATCGGCTTCACTTCACAATCAGCCAAAATATCTTCTAAATGGTGAACCTTAAAATTAGAAACTCCGATTGCTTTTACTTTTCCATCTTTATATAACTTTTCTAATGCACGCCAAGTTTCCTTATACTTTCCTTTTACAGGCCAGTGAACCAAATATAGATCGAGGTATTCCAGGCCAAGCTTTTCCAAACTTGTTTCAAAAGCAGCAAGTGTTGATTCGTAGCCTTGATCTTTGTTCCAAACCTTTGTCGTGATGAATAGTTCCTCACGAGATACGCCAGATTCCTTGATGGCTTGTCCGACACCTTCTTCATTTTTGTAAATCGCAGCTGTATCGATACTTTTGTATCCAGCTTCAATTGCCCATTTTACGGAATTAATAACTTCTTGTCCTTCTTCAACTTTAAATACACCCAGCCCGAACCATGGCATTTCTACACCATTATGCAGAACTGTTGTGTCTTGCAGCGATTTAATTGCGGTCATTATTATTCCTCCTACACTACATGGATGTTTTAACGATAAAATAATTCTGTCACATTCTGCTGTAGAAAGGAAACATTTCGACTTTCAGAAGGTATTACGGCCATTATATGGAAGTAGTATCCAACATATTTTTAAAAATGAGGTGTTCATGTGAAGGATAATTTGATTTATTTTAAAGCAAAAGCTGAATCAGCTAAGAACATCCCACCCCAGGATCTTTCTCTGATCCAGGAGATTCGAGAACTCTTATCTGAGTTCCACGGCAACTATCCTTTAGTCACAAAAAAAGCCATATTATTTCGAATCGATCAGCTAACAGATGAATTAATCCTTAATAAACGATAATTAGCAGGATGACTGCCTTTGAAAAACGTTCAACAAAACATCAAGTTCTTGACTGCATTTCACCGTTTTATAATTCGTCAGTCCATTTTCATAAGCCAGCACGACAAGCATTTCTTTCTTTTCTTTTATGCATTCCATTAAAAGAGAGTTATCCCATTCTTTTTTTTCCACCAAGATCGGCTCCTCTTTGACAACATATTTATCCTATCGCTATTATGAACCGTTTTATGACACTTGAAAACAGTTTCCACAAAAGAAGAAATAAAGTTACATTTATGGACAAATATTTACATGACTTTATCATCATAAAGTCCTCATTCAAGGACCTAATCTCACAATATCCGACTCATTTCTCCTTTTGCTTACATTCCTTTTTCACCCATAGAAAAAGCTTTAAGGATGCCATTACTCTGACCATCATATTAAAAAATTATACAAGAAAAAAGGATGGATTCAGCTCCATCCTTTTTATTGCTTTTTATCATTATAATAGTTGACTGAGTACATTGCTCCTTCTTCTACCATCTTGTTGTCATCTATATCCATTGGATCAGGATGACCCGCTTTATTGATCGGAAGCTGAGTACCTTCGATTGCATGCGGTCTAATCTTTCTCTTCATATCTTTTAATTTCATCTTCGTTTTAATTCGGTTTGGTTTAAAAGAGAGCCAGAACAATGCACCAGTACCAAGCCCGATCAATGCCCACGATTGAGTTTTAAATAACTTATTTGTTGTCCTTACAGCGCTTGCGGTTTGCATGGATAACGCCTCCTTTGATTAATAGTTACCCCAATCAAACAAAAACATAACATCCAAATTTTTCATAAATACGCTTTCGCCTATTTGTAATAAAACTATGCATTTGTCCATACACGGTTTTCACCTAATACATATACTGTATCGAAGTTGATAGTTAAAATTTGTAAGGAGGAATATTAGAATGTATGCAAATTCACCGGTAAATGCTTCAATGGCAAATGCTTCACTAGCAAACGCTCCCATGTATGGCGGGGGGTATGGAGGGTATGGTTGTGGTGGTGGTTATGGAGCTGGAAGATGCTTTGCGATCATCGTAGTTCTATTTATCCTTCTCATTATCGTAGGAACGACATGGGCCCATAAAGTAGATTGCTAAAAAGAATACACTGAACGGAAAATGGGTGCTGGTTTAAAGACCGGCACCCCTTTATTACATAAACTGCTTTGTTTTCTTTTTCACTTCCACAGTACGCACAAAATCGATAATCCTCGTTGAAATC
Protein-coding sequences here:
- a CDS encoding aldo/keto reductase, which gives rise to MTAIKSLQDTTVLHNGVEMPWFGLGVFKVEEGQEVINSVKWAIEAGYKSIDTAAIYKNEEGVGQAIKESGVSREELFITTKVWNKDQGYESTLAAFETSLEKLGLEYLDLYLVHWPVKGKYKETWRALEKLYKDGKVKAIGVSNFKVHHLEDILADCEVKPMVNQVEYHPRLSLKDLLTFCKENQIQMEAWSPLMQGELLDEPTLVELADKYGKSVAQVILRWDLQNGVVTIPKSVKQHRIVENADIFDFELSVDDMAKIDALNEDRRIGPDPDTFDF
- a CDS encoding aspartyl-phosphate phosphatase Spo0E family protein, translated to MEKKEWDNSLLMECIKEKKEMLVVLAYENGLTNYKTVKCSQELDVLLNVFQRQSSC
- a CDS encoding YjcZ family sporulation protein; amino-acid sequence: MANASLANAPMYGGGYGGYGCGGGYGAGRCFAIIVVLFILLIIVGTTWAHKVDC